The Ficedula albicollis isolate OC2 chromosome 24, FicAlb1.5, whole genome shotgun sequence genome contains a region encoding:
- the SIAE gene encoding sialate O-acetylesterase isoform X2: MAAWALLALLAVAPAAAGGMLSFASYYGDHMVLQKKPSGAVVWGHGELGAMVTVTLSGASGLIIMEKTAQVKGPSGTWITVLDPMDQGGPYALMAEQGLENVTLRDIYFGDVWLCSGQSNMAMTVLQVANASQELAAAAHYPYVRIFAAAPARSDVELEDLEHIDLPWSIPTAVLSSSTSPHQYLSGPQTPSVLWNAMIHPLLNMTLRGVAWYQGEANTFLNTDQYNCTFPALIADWRRAFHTGSAGQTEPLLPFGFVQLSTYRRRSADDSFARLRWHQTADLGLVPNARMPSTFMAVAMDLGDEHSPYGSIHPRDKQNVAHRLLLGARAVAYGDKDVVFQGPYPTQAILEVARGLLNVTYSQELICRQRVAQAFEVCCCSQASPCQWLPAPVVAVESRTVTLALSGCRTLVLGLRYAWAEWPCEYQACPLYNPQGLPAPPFLLDTLPAGNAAGGRELLLLPGSRFPLN; the protein is encoded by the exons ATGGCGGCGTGGGCGCTGCTGGcgctgctggctgtggctccGGCGGCGGCAG GGGGAATGCTCAGCTTTGCCTCCTACTATGGTGACCACATGGTGCTGCAGAAGAAGCCGTCAGGGGCTGTGGTGTGGGGCCACGGGGAGCTGGGGGCCATGGTGACTGTGACTCTCTCAGGGGCCAGTGGCCTCATCATCATGGAGAAAACAGCACAGGTTAAAG gACCTTCTGGGACTTGGATAACTGTCCTGGACCCAATGGATCAGGGCGGTCCCTATGCACTGatggctgagcagggcttggagaACGTGACACTGCGGGACATCTACTTTGGAGATGTGTGGCTTTGCAGTGGGCAGAGCAACATGGCAATGACGGTCCTGCAG GTGGCCAATGCCAGCCAGGAGCTCGCCGCCGCCGCTCACTATCCCTACGTCCGTATCTTTGCTGCGGCGCCTGCCCGCTCCGATGTGGAGCTGGAGGACCTGGAGCACATTGACTTGCCATGGTCCATTCCCACAGCTG TGTTGTCTTCCAGTACCTCCCCACATCAGTATCTCTCTGGCCCACAAACGCCCTCCGTGCTCTGGAACGCCATGATCCACCCACTGCTCAACATGACCCTGCGGGGTGTCGCTTGGTACCAGG GTGAGGCCAATACCTTCCTGAACACAGACCAGTACAACTGCACCTTCCCCGCACTCATTGCCGACTGGCGCCGGGCGTTCCACACTGGATCAGCCGGACAGACAGAGCCGCTTCTCCCCTTTGGCTTTGTGCAG CTGTCCACCTACCGCCGTCGGAGTGCAGACGACAGCTTCGCCCGGCTCCGCTGGCACCAGACAGCCGACCTGGGGCTTGTTCCCAATGCCAGGATGCCCAGCACGTTCATGGCCGTAGCCATGGATCTGGGCGATGAGCACTCTCCCTACGGCAG TATCCACCCCCGGGACAAGCAGAATGTGGCGCACCGACTGCTGctgggtgccagggctgtggccTATGGGGACAAGGATGTCGTGTTCCAGGGACCATATCCCACCCAGGCTATCCTGGAGGTGGCCAGGGGGCTGCTGAATGTCACCTACAGCCAGGAGCTCATCTGCCGTCAGAGGGTTGCACAGGCATTTGAG gtgtgctgctgcagccaggcatcCCCGTGCCAGTGGCTGCCAGCACCGGTGGTGGCAGTAGAGTCCCGCACGGTGACACTGGCCCTGAGTGGCTGCAGGACGCTGGTGCTGGGCCTGCGCTATGCCTGGGCCGAGTGGCCCTGTGAGTACCAGGCCTGCCCCCTCTACAAcccccaggggctgcctgcACCCCCCTTCCTGCTGGacaccctccctgcagggaatgctgctggagggagggagctgctgctcctccccgGCTCCAGGTTCCCTCTAAATTAG
- the SIAE gene encoding sialate O-acetylesterase isoform X1 yields MAAWALLALLAVAPAAAGGMLSFASYYGDHMVLQKKPSGAVVWGHGELGAMVTVTLSGASGLIIMEKTAQVKGPSGTWITVLDPMDQGGPYALMAEQGLENVTLRDIYFGDVWLCSGQSNMAMTVLQVANASQELAAAAHYPYVRIFAAAPARSDVELEDLEHIDLPWSIPTAENLGHGNFTYFSAVCWLLGRSLYEALGSPIGLVEVAWGGTPIEAWSSRRVLQACGLPEDTGSTSPHQYLSGPQTPSVLWNAMIHPLLNMTLRGVAWYQGEANTFLNTDQYNCTFPALIADWRRAFHTGSAGQTEPLLPFGFVQLSTYRRRSADDSFARLRWHQTADLGLVPNARMPSTFMAVAMDLGDEHSPYGSIHPRDKQNVAHRLLLGARAVAYGDKDVVFQGPYPTQAILEVARGLLNVTYSQELICRQRVAQAFEVCCCSQASPCQWLPAPVVAVESRTVTLALSGCRTLVLGLRYAWAEWPCEYQACPLYNPQGLPAPPFLLDTLPAGNAAGGRELLLLPGSRFPLN; encoded by the exons ATGGCGGCGTGGGCGCTGCTGGcgctgctggctgtggctccGGCGGCGGCAG GGGGAATGCTCAGCTTTGCCTCCTACTATGGTGACCACATGGTGCTGCAGAAGAAGCCGTCAGGGGCTGTGGTGTGGGGCCACGGGGAGCTGGGGGCCATGGTGACTGTGACTCTCTCAGGGGCCAGTGGCCTCATCATCATGGAGAAAACAGCACAGGTTAAAG gACCTTCTGGGACTTGGATAACTGTCCTGGACCCAATGGATCAGGGCGGTCCCTATGCACTGatggctgagcagggcttggagaACGTGACACTGCGGGACATCTACTTTGGAGATGTGTGGCTTTGCAGTGGGCAGAGCAACATGGCAATGACGGTCCTGCAG GTGGCCAATGCCAGCCAGGAGCTCGCCGCCGCCGCTCACTATCCCTACGTCCGTATCTTTGCTGCGGCGCCTGCCCGCTCCGATGTGGAGCTGGAGGACCTGGAGCACATTGACTTGCCATGGTCCATTCCCACAGCTG AAAACCTGGGCCACGGGAATTTCACCTACTTCTCGGCCGTGTGCTGGCTGTTGGGGCGTTCCTTGTATGAGGCTCTGGGGTCCCCCATCGGGCTGGTGGAGGTGGCCTGGGGGGGGACACCCATCGAAGCCTGGTCCTCCCGCCGGGTTCTGCAGGCATGTGGCCTCCCAGAGGACACGGGGAG TACCTCCCCACATCAGTATCTCTCTGGCCCACAAACGCCCTCCGTGCTCTGGAACGCCATGATCCACCCACTGCTCAACATGACCCTGCGGGGTGTCGCTTGGTACCAGG GTGAGGCCAATACCTTCCTGAACACAGACCAGTACAACTGCACCTTCCCCGCACTCATTGCCGACTGGCGCCGGGCGTTCCACACTGGATCAGCCGGACAGACAGAGCCGCTTCTCCCCTTTGGCTTTGTGCAG CTGTCCACCTACCGCCGTCGGAGTGCAGACGACAGCTTCGCCCGGCTCCGCTGGCACCAGACAGCCGACCTGGGGCTTGTTCCCAATGCCAGGATGCCCAGCACGTTCATGGCCGTAGCCATGGATCTGGGCGATGAGCACTCTCCCTACGGCAG TATCCACCCCCGGGACAAGCAGAATGTGGCGCACCGACTGCTGctgggtgccagggctgtggccTATGGGGACAAGGATGTCGTGTTCCAGGGACCATATCCCACCCAGGCTATCCTGGAGGTGGCCAGGGGGCTGCTGAATGTCACCTACAGCCAGGAGCTCATCTGCCGTCAGAGGGTTGCACAGGCATTTGAG gtgtgctgctgcagccaggcatcCCCGTGCCAGTGGCTGCCAGCACCGGTGGTGGCAGTAGAGTCCCGCACGGTGACACTGGCCCTGAGTGGCTGCAGGACGCTGGTGCTGGGCCTGCGCTATGCCTGGGCCGAGTGGCCCTGTGAGTACCAGGCCTGCCCCCTCTACAAcccccaggggctgcctgcACCCCCCTTCCTGCTGGacaccctccctgcagggaatgctgctggagggagggagctgctgctcctccccgGCTCCAGGTTCCCTCTAAATTAG